Proteins from a single region of Nocardioides anomalus:
- the rpsJ gene encoding 30S ribosomal protein S10 codes for MAGQKIRIRLKAYDHEVIDTSARKIVDTVTRTGARVAGPVPLPTEKNVYCVIRSPHKYKDSREHFEMRTHKRLIDILDPTPKTVDSLMRLDLPAGVDIEIKL; via the coding sequence GTGGCGGGACAGAAGATCCGCATCAGGCTCAAGGCCTATGACCACGAGGTGATCGACACCTCGGCGCGCAAGATCGTGGACACCGTCACCCGCACGGGTGCCCGCGTCGCCGGCCCGGTGCCGCTGCCGACGGAGAAGAACGTGTACTGCGTCATCCGCTCGCCGCACAAGTACAAGGACTCGCGCGAGCACTTCGAGATGCGCACCCACAAGCGGCTCATCGACATCCTCGACCCCACGCCGAAGACGGTCGACTCGCTCATGCGTCTCGACCTGCCGGCGGGTGTCGACATCGAGATCAAGCTCTGA